A window of the Rhodothermia bacterium genome harbors these coding sequences:
- a CDS encoding TIR domain-containing protein, whose amino-acid sequence MPVPNVITVITEQFNISLKPLGAWGRIPAAEHVIRHHNALTYAIDDQNGVVALNLRGAGIDQEKIAKLLALEELENIEAINLSENTFTEVVFPATWLHLRQVVISPHKTLQKVEFAGDVSKLTHVLLEGCPSLGTPPQEVVAGGRKELFAYFKRLADERKIDLSPYINTSIKLILAGNSGVGKTSLRAYLRDPAAPCPDEPSTHWLEIEEVPYTLNQETITLRVFDFGGQEYYHDTHHLFFTNQTAYVLLWDQQSEELKKREVKQRRQGQSASEKVEIWQYPLAYWLDAIRFHVAPSAMTEEVIPSAKQEEDTATAEPSKEKPNDLGKTKVLVTQNKIDTDGVQHVDAVQLRQEYPFIWDFVSVSLRDKRRMAHFGEAFQEMLRETDMLDSAWPGTYKMVLDAVQRETKDEQGAYQKNLTDFKDFCNETLQNDSELKGKVITDLLFDDEKIRVLASVLTRLGHLLYYPDVPALKDKVFFHSVTPKIYALLEGVLGKDGVLREAEILNRLKKKQWDAACTDLLNLMIHFKIVFKHPRLRNSYVAPLYLPEEPTQGVKLLLNYLPKSRQHIRYTGFIHKKVVLDFYQTFGPQVLQEPQDEDLLYLWRNGLVIQSKGAQQPKETVLVQFEMGKGHDEAPAYVTVTPLNTESGNLEKEIREMFKTINRGWHTEEMVSANGEDFVPLAKVREAVKDKRLYFEYGNKLHAMAGYRDFLSEEERKKMPQKKLFISYASKDSAFMKRLVTHLIPLQKSGVIKVWYDRLMEAGDDWNEAIRYELDQADVVLFLVSPDFLASNYIMDVELPEAVKRADQKQIRLFPFLVRPCLWSKNEALTKYMLPLKTLPNSVEKAQILIGDPQNDEAWVQIIAALENLLDQ is encoded by the coding sequence CCTTGGGTGCATGGGGACGTATTCCGGCGGCGGAGCACGTTATCCGGCATCACAATGCCTTGACGTATGCAATAGATGACCAAAATGGGGTGGTGGCGCTCAACTTGCGGGGTGCAGGCATAGATCAGGAAAAAATAGCCAAGTTATTGGCATTAGAAGAGCTGGAAAACATAGAAGCCATCAACCTAAGCGAGAATACATTTACAGAGGTTGTCTTTCCGGCCACATGGTTGCACTTGCGGCAAGTCGTTATCAGTCCGCACAAAACCCTGCAAAAGGTGGAATTTGCGGGCGATGTCTCCAAATTAACCCATGTTTTGTTGGAAGGATGTCCATCCTTAGGTACACCGCCGCAAGAAGTGGTTGCTGGTGGCCGCAAGGAGTTATTCGCCTACTTCAAACGCCTTGCCGATGAACGGAAGATAGACCTATCACCTTATATCAATACAAGCATTAAGCTGATCTTGGCAGGGAATAGTGGGGTGGGTAAAACCAGTTTGCGTGCGTATCTAAGAGACCCTGCTGCCCCATGTCCTGATGAACCCAGTACCCATTGGTTAGAGATCGAAGAAGTTCCCTATACGTTGAATCAAGAAACCATTACGCTACGGGTTTTTGATTTTGGTGGGCAAGAATACTACCACGATACCCATCATTTGTTTTTTACCAACCAGACGGCTTATGTCTTGTTATGGGATCAACAAAGCGAGGAACTGAAAAAACGTGAGGTAAAACAACGCCGACAGGGGCAAAGTGCATCCGAAAAAGTGGAAATCTGGCAGTACCCCTTGGCGTATTGGTTGGATGCCATTCGTTTCCATGTTGCACCTTCTGCAATGACTGAAGAGGTGATACCCTCCGCCAAACAGGAAGAGGACACCGCCACCGCCGAACCGTCAAAAGAGAAGCCCAATGATCTGGGTAAAACCAAGGTTTTGGTGACACAGAATAAAATAGATACAGACGGTGTACAACATGTAGATGCCGTTCAGCTCCGCCAAGAATACCCGTTTATTTGGGATTTTGTCTCGGTATCGCTTCGAGACAAGCGACGGATGGCGCACTTTGGGGAGGCATTTCAGGAGATGTTGAGGGAAACCGATATGCTAGATTCAGCATGGCCGGGAACCTATAAAATGGTTCTTGATGCCGTACAAAGAGAGACGAAAGATGAGCAAGGGGCGTACCAAAAGAACCTAACGGATTTTAAAGACTTTTGTAATGAAACGCTTCAAAACGATTCAGAATTGAAGGGTAAAGTTATTACCGATTTGCTTTTTGATGACGAAAAAATACGGGTACTTGCCAGCGTTTTGACCCGTTTAGGGCATCTCTTGTATTATCCGGATGTGCCAGCATTAAAAGACAAGGTGTTTTTTCATTCCGTAACCCCAAAAATTTATGCCTTGTTGGAAGGCGTATTGGGGAAAGATGGGGTTTTAAGAGAAGCCGAAATCCTTAACCGCTTGAAAAAAAAACAATGGGATGCTGCCTGTACGGATTTACTCAATCTGATGATACATTTTAAGATCGTTTTTAAGCATCCGCGCTTACGAAATAGCTATGTTGCGCCGCTTTATCTGCCGGAAGAACCTACACAGGGCGTAAAGTTGCTGCTGAACTATTTGCCTAAATCGCGCCAACACATCCGCTACACGGGGTTTATCCATAAAAAAGTGGTCTTGGATTTTTACCAGACGTTTGGTCCCCAAGTCTTGCAAGAGCCACAAGACGAAGACTTGCTTTATCTGTGGCGGAATGGTTTGGTGATCCAAAGCAAGGGAGCACAGCAACCAAAGGAAACGGTTTTGGTGCAGTTCGAGATGGGAAAAGGTCATGATGAAGCGCCCGCCTACGTCACCGTAACCCCGCTAAATACCGAGTCTGGCAATTTGGAAAAGGAAATTCGGGAAATGTTTAAGACAATCAATCGTGGTTGGCATACCGAAGAGATGGTCTCGGCAAACGGAGAAGACTTTGTACCGCTGGCTAAAGTGCGTGAAGCCGTAAAAGACAAACGGTTGTATTTCGAGTACGGGAATAAACTTCATGCGATGGCAGGTTATCGCGATTTCTTGAGCGAGGAAGAACGCAAAAAAATGCCCCAAAAGAAGTTGTTTATCTCGTATGCTTCCAAAGATTCCGCCTTTATGAAGCGGCTTGTTACCCACCTCATCCCGTTGCAGAAGTCCGGTGTAATCAAGGTTTGGTATGATCGGTTGATGGAGGCCGGAGACGATTGGAATGAGGCAATCCGATATGAATTAGACCAAGCAGATGTGGTGCTGTTTCTGGTAAGCCCAGACTTCTTGGCCAGTAATTATATCATGGATGTAGAGCTTCCAGAAGCGGTCAAGCGGGCTGATCAAAAGCAAATCCGTCTGTTCCCATTTCTCGTCAGACCTTGTCTTTGGTCTAAGAATGAAGCGCTTACTAAATATATGCTGCCCCTAAAAACATTGCCCAATAGCGTGGAGAAAGCGCAAATCTTGATTGGCGATCCCCAAAACGACGAGGCTTGGGTGCAAATCATTGCCGCTTTAGAAAACTTGTTAGACCAATAG